One window of the Agrobacterium larrymoorei genome contains the following:
- the pcaDC gene encoding bifunctional 3-oxoadipate enol-lactonase/4-carboxymuconolactone decarboxylase PcaDC: MHYRTVGLAPGKPVIAFVNSLGTDFRIWDDVMRELGDSYAYVLHDKRGHGLSGVGVAPYTIEAHAHDLIALLDHLKIDRVIVWGLSVGGLVAQSIATTHPERVGALILSNTAHKIGTTEMWNARIDAIKAQGLASLVDPVMERWFTPTFRRSDNSLYAGARAMLARQEAEGYCGTCAAIRDADYTESVTRIAAPTLCVGGDQDGSTSPDLVRALAQLVPGSRYVEISHCGHIPCLEQPAAYAAAVADFLRDIPLANAVAMLLDRYSQGMATRRAVLGDVHVDRASAQATPFDQPFQTLITESAWGTVWSSDRWTKRERSNVTIALLAALGQSEEMAMHVRATANTGATEDDIREALMHVAIYAGVPAANHGFKIAKQALADRNASSPQKEQTT; encoded by the coding sequence ATTCATTACCGGACCGTGGGTCTTGCGCCGGGAAAACCGGTCATTGCCTTCGTCAATTCGCTCGGCACCGATTTTCGGATCTGGGATGACGTCATGCGCGAGTTGGGCGATAGCTATGCCTATGTGCTGCATGACAAGCGTGGCCATGGGCTCTCTGGCGTTGGCGTCGCGCCCTACACGATCGAGGCTCATGCGCATGATCTCATCGCGCTTCTCGATCACTTGAAGATTGATAGGGTCATCGTCTGGGGACTTTCGGTCGGCGGGCTTGTCGCACAGTCGATTGCGACAACGCATCCCGAACGTGTCGGCGCACTGATCCTATCAAACACCGCCCACAAGATCGGCACGACCGAGATGTGGAATGCGCGTATCGATGCCATAAAAGCGCAGGGGCTGGCGAGCCTTGTCGATCCCGTGATGGAGCGCTGGTTTACCCCTACTTTCCGACGGAGCGACAATTCGCTTTACGCCGGTGCTCGCGCCATGCTCGCCCGTCAGGAGGCAGAGGGCTATTGCGGCACCTGTGCCGCGATACGCGATGCCGATTATACGGAGTCTGTCACGCGCATTGCCGCACCGACGCTTTGCGTTGGCGGCGATCAGGATGGCTCGACGTCGCCAGATCTGGTGCGAGCGCTCGCCCAACTCGTTCCCGGCAGTCGGTATGTTGAGATTTCTCATTGCGGGCATATTCCCTGCCTTGAGCAACCGGCTGCCTACGCAGCCGCGGTCGCGGACTTCCTGAGGGATATTCCCCTGGCCAATGCCGTAGCGATGCTCCTGGACCGTTACAGCCAGGGCATGGCCACCCGTCGCGCCGTATTGGGCGATGTCCATGTCGACCGGGCGAGCGCGCAGGCGACACCCTTCGACCAGCCGTTCCAGACACTGATCACCGAAAGTGCCTGGGGCACTGTGTGGTCCAGCGATCGATGGACAAAGAGAGAGCGTTCAAACGTGACCATCGCGCTTCTAGCCGCACTTGGGCAATCCGAGGAGATGGCCATGCATGTGCGAGCGACCGCCAACACCGGCGCGACTGAAGACGATATTCGTGAGGCGCTGATGCATGTCGCGATCTATGCAGGAGTGCCCGCCGCCAATCATGGCTTCAAGATCGCCAAGCAGGCGTTGGCCGACCGGAACGCATCTTCCCCGCAAAAGGAGCAGACGACGTGA